The genomic stretch accaggtTTTCATATCAATATCCCATGTTATAAGGAAAGCCTGTCTGGCATAAGAAATTGAACATTTATTTAATCTATGGTTGGCATCATCTTGTGTGTGTTGTGGATTTCCAATAGTATTAGTATAACACCTGAATCCTTTATCAaattttaaaggtccaatgcagccgttttatctcaatatcaaatcattactgggtaacaattaagtaccttactgtgattgtttaacTAAAATTgttaaaaagaaacaaaaatagcttcttagcaaagagcaatttctcaagcaagaattttgttagtactgtctgggagtggtctgagctgggaggggaaaactgaaaactagctgttattggcagagaggtttggaactctttcttattggtctaaactaatttaccgcctggtgatgtcaccaggcaggccaaaactccatcaccaaaacaggcagaaatgtcAGTTGTCTTttgaaacagctcttacactaaaagggcattatcatcattttcacaacttcacagtattattccaacctcagtgtgaagtaataaacacaggaaaatcacattgactgcactgggcctttaaaatgtGTTATCTGgatataacctaaaacacaacttCTCAGTGTTGACAATGTAATCTGCTGACATCAGCAGTCCTATCAATCTGACGACATCACATTGAAATAacacccaccccccccaaaaaataaaaaaatcacacaGCTTGCATATAGAAAAGCAATTTTAAAAAAAAGAGTcagttcttttttcttttttaaagTCACAGTAATGATCTCACACAACTCACTGCCGGGGGCAGAATACATTTAACACTTCTAAGCAATTTATTAGAACAGGGATGTTTGCAGAAAAGTCTACCGTCAAGTGGCTCAAACAGTCCTACAAAAGGTTTGCTCCAGTCACCTGTGTCCCTGTATTACCAGCAAGTCTTTCCAGAGCATTGGAATATAAAGCTTTCAGTCACTTAAAATATTTAATTTACCCCTTCCCCAAACCCAATGTGTGAAGTATACCTACTtcggtacattttacatttacattttagtcatttagcagacgctattatccagagcgacttacagttggtgagtgcatacatttttcatcctggccccccgtgggaatcgaacccacaaccctggcgttgcaaacgccatactctaccaactgagctacacggggcaatAAAACCTTGCCTGGAAATGCAAGACACAGATGACTATAAGCACGATTAGCAGTCATACATTCTGTAGCACTCGATTGCTCCACACTGAACGGCCCACTTCATTCAGACAAATTATGCAGTAGTGCTGCTGTAGTAATAACAAAATAACACAAAAATAACAGCAAATATGATCacaagaggggaaaaaactaacaCGCTTCACTTCAGAGTTCTGGTGCAGATAGGAACATGTTCTTTCCAAACTCTAAAAGCTAGGACTATGAATACTACATTTATCAAATACTCCAAGTGCAAGATATGTCCACAGTCCACTATCTTACCTAGATAGAAACAAATATGTTCTCAGAAATAAAAACTACCTCAGGCCAAACTGAGCTGCTTTGAACTTGTGGTCAAGTTCCTGGAGAATGTCAAGTTCGTGGCAGGGGAGTCCTTCAAGTGTTTAAGTAACTATTGTTCACATTCACACTCAACccaatcactcacacacacacacacacaaaaatacaatatattCGCATAGTGGTCCTAAGGTTACTAATAGTATAGCCTGTACGACCTACAAGGACCAGCCTAGAAACACATTTGGGCCATGGCTGCCCTAAAGACACAGGTAGTAACATctggaccagggataaagcacaCCAACCACTGGTCCACCAGAAACATAAGAGCCAAGCTATCAATAGGAAAATAAAAGGAAACCAAAAAGGAAACCGGAGGCATCAACTTTCACTGCATGACAAGCAGAAACATATTAAGCGTAAGGAGTCACTAGACTTTTAAAAACACAGTTCATAGATTTAGTACAAAGGTACTAAAATGTATTGTAAGTTTAACATCTGAGTAATGCATGACTTAAAAGTCACCCCTTCAAAATAAAAGCTTGTCTAAGATTACCCCAAAATATTCAGGTAAAGTCTTGAGGAAAGCCAGCCAGAGCCTCGCGGGGGAaatagacacacacgcacacacactcttcaaCCTCTATCTTGGAAATGCATATATTCAAGCAGCAATACAAAAAAATATCCATGAAGTATATATGCATATTCTctgaaaaaaaacaaataatgtatgAAAACATCCCTGCTATCATGTCTCTAAATACAAAACTTCTACCAATAACTTGCTTCAGTGTAACAAGAGAAGTCATTTTTCCTCTTTTTTTTGGTCTTTTTATCAGTCCTTTCAAAACAGGTTAAAATTTCAGTCCTCAGGTGTGAATGGTATGGATGTCTTCTTTTCGTCGTTAAAAtcgttttcttttttttctctcatatACTTGAAGAAGTTGTAAGCATGCAAGCCTCAGAGTGGCCAGAGGCGCTGACGGGGCGGGCTAGTGGCGGTGCTGAAGTCTTAGGCCAGGGCCGGGAAGGCCTCTGGGTCGTCAACGTTGGGAACAGACAATCCACCCGGCTGGGGaccaagacagagagaaaaataatGAATTTATAAGAGCTCAGAGAAtactgggtcatgttcagtagggagAAAATGTTTTGCAGTTGGGAGACAGCTCAAAACAATAATTACAGTCAACTTCAGCACATAATTTGACTTTGTGGTCAGTGAAAAACAGCTTTCTGTGGTCAGTaatctagggccctataaaagcCGCGTTGCGGAGAACGTggacggaatccagacattaaaacggaaAACGATATTCAGAAATGTAATGAatttagtaggaaatcaactaaatgtattcaACTTATTCAGAAATGCATTACATTTTCCCAAgttaatcataagacatgaacaaaatgcgttagtgattcgtattttcctgcaactttgaaacagcacaggaatgctcctgtctgtgtgtgcgttgtgcacgtatgtctacactttgtgtagccgttagcgatgatgcttaTGATAACCTTCTGGaagagatggaaaggctttcccaaaaaccgtctcaattaaatgttaactacaaagtaccCTATGCCTACTTGGCAGAATGATATGATTATTTGCGTCAATctagtggccatttgttttgcaaactctgaaATCACAGGAGCACTACAGAAAGatcgctaaccaaacaacagtctcTTGCTGGTGCTCACATGCATTAAGTTTAACTACACCCAAAAACCTACATTTATtatatttttcccagacctcaaaaggtgGTCtcttgatgtggtttaagcattgttgtggacagaACATCCAATAAAACATtacattaaaataaaaacatacgTGTGATTTTGAGAGCGGAAAACTGAAAAACTGGGAAAAACAGAAACCTGGAAAACAGAACTTgggaaaaaataaaaactgaatcaggcaaaaaataaaaacagattttatagggccctagtaaCCATAGCCTTTTGTGATCATTATTTACAACTATTTGTGGTCAGTTACAACAGCGTTACCTTTTCGGGTCGAACTCCCCCGGCCCGAGCCGGACGGTCGGATCGGCCTCCTCCTCCACCGcggcctccccttcctccacggGCTCCCCCGCGCCCACGCCCAGGGCGGCACAGGTCTCCAAAGTTGATCTCCAGCTGGGCCGTGATGTCGTTTGCGGGCTTGCGGAAGTGGTGGTCCGGGCCGATTTCATCAGGGTTTCCCTGATGGAGGAGATTTGACTATGTTTACATTTAGTCAGAGCTAGAGTTGTACATTTAGACAGAGTCCACTCATGCAACCATGACAACTCAAATAGCCAAAATGCTAACTACTGTTTGACATAATTTAACTACTATGCCAATGTGTAGATAAAGGCTTGTTTTATCAGAATTGTATATGGTTGAATATATGAAACGGTACCTTGAACAGGGGGGTCATGTCTGCTTCAATCTCTGGAGTATCAATCACAGCTGGTCTCTGCAACATCCAAGAGAAAGGACCAACAATAAGACCAAGCACTTTTGTAATGACATAGCCTCATGGGGAGGGTTTTTAGCAGGTATGCATTACGATCTGGTTTATAATCAGCCCGTTTGTTAGCAAATACAGACCAACAATTAATCAATACCTTAAAAAGATGTGCATACTTCTTTAGCATTGATCAGTGGATAGGAATCAAACTTTTCTAATTGGAATTTCTTTCCAAACTTGAAAAGCGACAGTACAGCAAATCCTACACTTCCTGAACATTCACCAATATTTCTTGTGTTGAGTATATCTGTAAATGTTGACTTCAAATAGATTTTAAAcgaaaacaaaatatttaatcgATTCAGTCACATCCTCAATCTAGATAACACATACGTTGCTCTAATACAggttaaagaaaataataaaatgGCAAAACATCAAAATATACATGACAGCGCACTGCACAGCAATAGAGCAGCAACAATTTTAAAACATTTGGCTCAGTTCGTGTCACTTACATCTTTAGGCTTTTCGTCGCTGACATCTTCGCTCTTGGACTTGTGCAGCACGTAGCCCTTGTTCCACTTGCTGTCGGCGCCCTCATTGGGCTTGCGGATGTTGAACTCCACCTTGGCACGCTCCTTGTCCTGCATGGCCTTCCATTCGTCCAgggtcatctccttggggccctCCTCCTTAGGTTCCTCTACTTCGTTCTCCctggaagagacagagacacatcTGTTACTGCAAGCTATTACCAGCCATTCTCTGTTAGCTTCCAAATTGGGTTTGTTGTTTTAGATTTCTTCTAGATTGACTGTAGTGCTGCTTGCGTTGTGGACCATGTGATGAATTGAACGTTGAGATCAGACAGAATGAAGCAGCATGAAGCAGTATGAATGGAGCACCATAGTGAACCGGTACAGTGATGTTAACTCCAAGAATAGGTCTCCACTGCAAACATTTGATttaacctgtataaataaagattAAATGAAAGTTGGTTGTGGAGTTGGTTGTCCCGTTTCAGTAAGAGCAGCAGTCCTGGGGTGTTttgcactgaggtgtgtggggaGGTTAACTGGACAAGTCCAGGAGGGTACTCACTTATTCTCAGAGTCAGCAGGAGGGTGTTCCTCACCCTCAGGGGTTTCCTCAGGGGCAGTAGTCTGTTCAGCATCACCACTGGGAACagaaattcaattgatttatcCCCTCAGGGGCAAAAGCAGAAACCAGTCAATATCAACAAAGCCAGGACATCCTCTGTGTATGACCTTGCATACATGTAATGAGtctgatctctctctccatttaagGGAATAGGTTATGATTTTTTGAACACCCACCTCGTTTCGTCCTTGGGGTTCCCCCGGTTGTGTGTGCCACTCCCGCCGCGCTTCTCCTCAGATTTCTGACTGTTGAGACAAACATGAAACCAAAATGCGCCACCATCACTAGTCACAGAGCATCTGAAGCTCAAATACcttcccccaaaaaacattttgaGGACTTGGAGCAGAAATGACTCACGGTTTGTCGCCGCCACTGTGTCTGTCGAAGTCCCGTTTGCCGCGGGAGTCGAAGCCGTCGCCCCGGCCCAtgccccgtccccgtcccccacGCCCACCACGGGTGCCACCACGCCCTCTGGGGGGCCGGTCTCCTAGAGGCCTGAGGAGGGACACACACAGACTCCGTATCAAGGAGGGCAGATATGAGCAGCTCAGGACTATGAATCCTACTTTATTgaaagtttaaaaaaaacatgcaaGGATAGGTGTGATTAC from Coregonus clupeaformis isolate EN_2021a chromosome 21, ASM2061545v1, whole genome shotgun sequence encodes the following:
- the LOC121534957 gene encoding plasminogen activator inhibitor 1 RNA-binding protein, which gives rise to MPGQLQEGFGCVVTNRFDQLLDDESDPFEVLKAAENKKKEAAAAGITKSAAQAAKQPKKESQKDRKNPLLDKKDETQAPVPPKKEVIRRVGRRPDQQGQPGTQGGQGEGRPTGDRRPDNRRPPRERRFDKPLEDKPDGGERGEFSADKPLGDRPPRGRGGTRGGRGGRGRGMGRGDGFDSRGKRDFDRHSGGDKPQKSEEKRGGSGTHNRGNPKDETSGDAEQTTAPEETPEGEEHPPADSENKENEVEEPKEEGPKEMTLDEWKAMQDKERAKVEFNIRKPNEGADSKWNKGYVLHKSKSEDVSDEKPKDRPAVIDTPEIEADMTPLFKGNPDEIGPDHHFRKPANDITAQLEINFGDLCRPGRGRGGARGGRGGRGGGGGRSDRPARAGGVRPEKPGGLSVPNVDDPEAFPALA